In Bacillus sp. NP247, one DNA window encodes the following:
- the pyrH gene encoding UMP kinase, producing MKPYKRVLIKLSGGALADQSGNSFNSKRLEHIANEIISIIDLDIEVSIVIGGGNIFRGHLAEEWGIDRVEADNIGTLGTIINSLMLRGVLTSKTDREVRVMTSIPFNAVAEPYIRLRAVHHLDNGYVVIFGGGNGQPFVTTDYPSVQRAIEMNSDAILVAKQGVDGVFTSDPKHNKSAKMYSKLNYNDIVRQNIQVMDQAALLLARDYNLPAHVFNFDEPGVMKRICLGEHVGTLINDDVSMLVHEK from the coding sequence ATGAAACCATATAAACGCGTCTTAATTAAACTAAGTGGCGGCGCACTTGCTGATCAATCTGGAAATAGCTTTAACTCCAAACGATTAGAACATATCGCAAATGAAATAATATCCATTATTGACCTAGATATCGAAGTATCCATTGTCATCGGCGGCGGTAACATTTTCAGAGGTCATCTAGCTGAAGAATGGGGAATTGATCGTGTAGAAGCTGATAATATCGGTACGCTAGGTACGATTATTAACAGCTTAATGCTTCGCGGCGTTTTAACAAGTAAAACAGATAGAGAAGTACGCGTTATGACTTCCATCCCTTTTAATGCAGTAGCTGAACCATATATTCGCCTACGTGCAGTACATCATTTAGATAACGGTTATGTTGTCATATTCGGTGGTGGTAACGGGCAACCATTCGTTACAACAGATTACCCAAGTGTACAAAGAGCCATTGAAATGAATAGCGACGCCATTTTAGTCGCAAAACAAGGAGTAGACGGTGTCTTTACAAGTGATCCGAAACATAACAAATCAGCGAAAATGTACAGTAAACTGAACTATAACGATATTGTTAGGCAAAACATACAAGTAATGGATCAAGCAGCTTTATTGCTTGCTCGAGATTATAATTTACCGGCACACGTCTTTAACTTTGATGAGCCTGGCGTTATGAAAAGAATTTGTTTAGGTGAACATGTTGGGACGTTGATTAATGATGATGTTTCGATGCTTGTGCATGAAAAATAG
- a CDS encoding cation:dicarboxylate symporter family transporter, translating into MKKFGLATQIFVALVLGIVVGAVFYGNKTAISYITPIGDIFIHLIKMIVVPIVISALIVAVAGVGDMKKLGKLGGKTILYFEIITTIAILMGLLAANIFQPGTGVDMSNLQQSDISSYKQTADATEKKGFAETIVHIVPKNIFESITQGDLLPIIFFSVLFGLGVAAIGEKGKPVFNFFEGVLEAMFWVTNQVMKFAPFGVFALIAVTVAKFGVATLLPLGKLVLAVYVTVILFVVIVLGINARMVGVNIFTLMKILKEELILSFTTASSEAVLPNIMRKMEEFGCPKAVASFVIPTGYTFNLTGSAIYQALAALFVAQMYGVHMSLTEQITLLFVLMLTSKGMAGVPGASFVVVLATLGSMGLPLEGIALIAGIDRILDMIRSAVNVLGNALAAIVMSKWEGEFDDEKAKQYVETVKQTKAA; encoded by the coding sequence ATGAAAAAATTCGGATTGGCAACACAAATTTTTGTCGCGCTTGTTTTAGGGATTGTAGTAGGGGCAGTCTTTTATGGCAATAAAACGGCGATTTCTTATATCACACCAATTGGGGATATATTTATTCACTTAATTAAGATGATTGTAGTACCAATTGTTATTTCAGCATTAATTGTTGCGGTAGCTGGTGTAGGCGATATGAAAAAGCTTGGGAAACTGGGCGGTAAGACAATTCTTTATTTCGAAATTATTACGACGATTGCTATTTTAATGGGATTACTTGCAGCAAATATATTTCAACCAGGTACTGGCGTTGATATGAGTAATTTACAGCAAAGTGATATTTCTTCTTATAAACAAACAGCAGATGCAACAGAGAAGAAAGGCTTTGCAGAAACGATTGTTCATATTGTACCGAAAAATATATTTGAGTCTATTACACAAGGTGACTTATTACCGATTATATTCTTCTCAGTACTATTCGGTTTAGGAGTTGCAGCAATCGGAGAAAAAGGAAAGCCTGTTTTTAACTTTTTTGAAGGTGTGCTCGAAGCGATGTTCTGGGTTACAAATCAAGTGATGAAATTCGCACCATTTGGTGTATTCGCATTAATTGCTGTTACGGTTGCAAAATTTGGTGTAGCAACACTACTTCCTTTAGGAAAACTAGTGCTAGCTGTATACGTAACTGTTATACTATTCGTTGTGATTGTATTAGGTATTAATGCGCGAATGGTTGGAGTAAATATTTTTACATTAATGAAAATTTTAAAAGAAGAACTTATTCTTTCATTTACGACAGCAAGTTCAGAAGCTGTTTTACCTAATATAATGAGAAAAATGGAAGAGTTCGGTTGTCCAAAGGCAGTTGCCTCTTTCGTAATTCCGACAGGTTATACATTTAACTTGACTGGATCAGCTATTTATCAAGCGTTAGCGGCATTGTTTGTTGCACAAATGTACGGTGTACACATGTCACTGACGGAGCAAATAACGCTATTATTCGTTCTCATGTTAACATCCAAAGGTATGGCGGGAGTTCCGGGTGCATCATTCGTTGTTGTATTAGCGACGTTAGGATCAATGGGCTTACCGCTAGAAGGCATCGCATTAATTGCGGGAATTGACCGCATTTTAGATATGATTCGCTCAGCTGTCAATGTATTAGGAAATGCATTAGCTGCCATTGTTATGTCGAAGTGGGAAGGCGAATTCGATGATGAGAAAGCAAAACAATATGTAGAAACGGTCAAACAAACAAAAGCAGCGTAA
- the aspA gene encoding aspartate ammonia-lyase, whose translation MATLTEVKNGVRIEKDFLGEKEVPNYAYYGVQTMRAVENFPITGYKVHEGLIKALAIVKKAAALANADVGRLELKKGGAIAEASQEILEGKWHDHFIVDPIQGGAGTSMNMNANEVIANRALELLGMEKGDYDYISPNSHVNMAQSTNDAFPTAIHIATLNALEGLLQTMGYMHDVFELKAEQFDHVIKMGRTHLQDAVPIRLGQEFKAYSRVLERDMKRIKQSRQHLYEVNMGATAVGTGLNADPEYIEAVVKHLATISELPLVGAEDLVDATQNTDAYTEVSAALKVCMMNMSKIANDLRLMASGPRVGLAEIMLPARQPGSSIMPGKVNPVMPEVINQIAFQVIGNDHTICLASEAGQLELNVMEPVLVFNLLQSISIMNNGFRAFTDNCLKGIEANEDRLKEYVEKSVGIITAVNPHIGYEAAARVAKEAIATGQSVRELCVKNGVLSQEELELILDPFEMTHPGIAGATLLKKN comes from the coding sequence ATGGCAACATTAACTGAAGTTAAAAATGGAGTACGAATTGAAAAAGATTTTTTAGGTGAAAAAGAAGTACCAAATTATGCGTACTACGGTGTACAAACAATGCGTGCAGTGGAGAATTTCCCGATTACAGGATACAAAGTCCATGAAGGTTTAATTAAAGCGTTAGCAATTGTAAAAAAAGCGGCAGCACTTGCTAATGCAGATGTAGGAAGATTGGAATTGAAAAAGGGTGGTGCTATCGCAGAAGCATCACAAGAAATCCTTGAGGGGAAATGGCATGATCATTTCATCGTTGATCCAATTCAAGGTGGTGCAGGAACTTCAATGAATATGAACGCAAATGAAGTCATTGCCAATCGTGCCCTTGAATTATTAGGAATGGAAAAGGGAGACTATGATTATATTAGTCCAAACAGTCATGTAAATATGGCACAATCAACAAACGATGCATTCCCAACAGCGATTCATATTGCAACATTAAATGCATTAGAAGGCTTATTACAAACAATGGGTTATATGCATGATGTATTTGAATTAAAAGCAGAACAGTTCGATCATGTTATTAAAATGGGTCGTACACATTTACAAGATGCTGTGCCAATTCGTCTTGGACAAGAATTTAAAGCATACTCCCGCGTACTTGAACGTGACATGAAACGTATTAAGCAATCACGTCAACATTTATATGAAGTAAATATGGGAGCAACTGCAGTTGGTACAGGCTTAAATGCAGATCCAGAATATATTGAAGCAGTTGTAAAACATTTAGCTACAATTAGTGAACTACCACTTGTTGGTGCAGAAGATTTAGTAGATGCAACCCAAAATACGGATGCGTACACTGAAGTATCTGCAGCACTTAAAGTATGTATGATGAATATGTCTAAAATTGCGAACGATCTTCGTCTAATGGCATCAGGTCCACGCGTTGGATTAGCAGAAATTATGTTACCAGCTCGTCAACCAGGTTCATCTATTATGCCAGGGAAAGTAAACCCTGTTATGCCAGAAGTAATTAATCAAATTGCGTTCCAAGTAATTGGTAACGACCATACAATTTGCCTTGCTTCAGAAGCAGGACAATTAGAATTAAATGTTATGGAACCAGTACTTGTTTTCAACTTACTTCAATCTATTAGCATTATGAATAACGGTTTCCGTGCCTTTACAGATAATTGCTTAAAAGGAATTGAAGCGAATGAAGATCGCTTAAAAGAGTACGTTGAGAAGAGTGTAGGAATTATTACAGCCGTGAACCCTCATATCGGCTATGAAGCAGCAGCTCGCGTTGCGAAAGAAGCAATTGCGACAGGGCAATCCGTTCGAGAACTATGTGTGAAAAATGGTGTATTGTCACAAGAAGAATTAGAGTTAATTCTAGATCCATTCGAAATGACACACCCAGGGATTGCAGGAGCAACTCTTTTAAAGAAAAATTAA
- the malS gene encoding oxaloacetate-decarboxylating malate dehydrogenase, which produces MSKFTVASNGALETTLRGAEVLSTPLLNKGVAFTQEEREELGLKGLLPPAVLTLEEQARRAYEQFSSQPDDLLKNVYLTALHDRNEVLFYRILTEHLREMLPIVYTPTVGVAIQRYSHEYRKPRGIYLSINDPSGIEDAFANIGATAENIDLVVVTDGEGILGIGDWGVGGINIAIGKLAVYTAAVGIDPSRVLPVILDVGTNREELLNNPFYIGNRHPRITGEAYDEFIDTFVQAVNKQFPKALLHWEDFSSRNARKILDKYRHDVCTFNDDIQGTGAVSLAAVLSAVKASGVPLSEHRVVVFGAGTAGIGIADQVRDAMVRVGLSDEESHNRFWCIDRNGLVTDNMEDLLDFQIPYARKEAEVSDWKQNDAIGLAEVVKHVKPTILIGTSTVAGAFKEEIIKEMASHVERPIILPMSNPTPLAEAKPADLIEWTEGKALVATGSPFEPVTYNGVTYVIGQSNNALIFPGLGLGTIVVRASVMTDGMFAAAAEAVASMVDTSQPGAPILPEVEELRNISELVAIEVAKVAVAEGVARENLSDDDIKIAVKEAIWEPEYRQIKAVEKVRI; this is translated from the coding sequence ATGAGTAAGTTTACAGTGGCTTCTAATGGTGCATTAGAAACAACATTAAGAGGAGCAGAAGTATTATCAACACCACTTTTAAATAAAGGGGTAGCTTTCACACAAGAGGAAAGAGAAGAGTTAGGTTTAAAAGGGTTATTACCGCCAGCGGTTTTAACGTTAGAAGAACAAGCACGCCGAGCGTATGAACAATTTAGTTCTCAGCCGGATGATTTATTAAAGAATGTATACTTAACAGCGCTACATGATCGAAATGAAGTGTTATTTTATCGTATTTTAACAGAGCATTTACGTGAAATGTTACCAATCGTATATACACCTACTGTTGGTGTAGCAATTCAAAGATATAGTCATGAATACCGTAAACCACGTGGCATTTATTTATCAATTAACGATCCATCAGGTATTGAAGATGCATTTGCAAATATCGGTGCAACAGCTGAAAACATTGATTTAGTCGTTGTAACGGATGGAGAAGGTATATTAGGAATTGGTGATTGGGGTGTTGGTGGAATTAACATCGCAATCGGGAAATTAGCTGTATATACGGCCGCAGTTGGAATCGATCCTAGCCGTGTATTACCGGTAATTTTAGATGTAGGTACAAATCGTGAGGAATTATTAAACAATCCATTTTATATTGGAAATCGTCACCCTCGTATAACAGGTGAAGCTTACGATGAATTTATTGATACGTTTGTTCAAGCGGTAAATAAACAATTCCCGAAAGCGCTTCTACATTGGGAAGACTTCAGTTCTCGAAATGCACGAAAAATTTTAGATAAATATCGTCATGACGTTTGTACATTTAATGATGATATTCAAGGTACAGGGGCAGTTTCACTTGCTGCTGTATTATCGGCAGTAAAAGCTTCTGGTGTACCGTTAAGTGAACACCGCGTTGTTGTGTTTGGTGCTGGTACGGCTGGAATCGGTATCGCAGATCAAGTAAGAGATGCAATGGTTCGTGTCGGCTTATCAGACGAAGAATCACATAATCGTTTCTGGTGTATTGACCGTAATGGGTTGGTTACAGATAATATGGAAGATCTTCTTGATTTTCAAATTCCATATGCAAGAAAAGAAGCTGAAGTAAGTGATTGGAAACAAAATGATGCTATCGGACTTGCTGAAGTTGTGAAACATGTAAAACCGACAATTTTAATTGGTACATCTACTGTTGCAGGCGCATTTAAAGAGGAAATTATTAAAGAAATGGCTTCTCACGTAGAAAGACCAATCATTTTACCAATGTCGAATCCAACGCCACTTGCTGAAGCGAAACCAGCAGATTTAATCGAGTGGACAGAAGGAAAAGCATTAGTTGCAACAGGAAGTCCGTTTGAACCGGTTACATATAACGGTGTAACGTATGTGATTGGACAGTCAAATAACGCACTTATTTTCCCAGGACTAGGTCTTGGTACAATTGTTGTTCGTGCAAGCGTCATGACGGATGGAATGTTCGCAGCAGCAGCAGAAGCAGTTGCAAGTATGGTAGATACAAGTCAGCCAGGAGCGCCTATTTTGCCAGAAGTTGAAGAGTTACGTAATATCTCTGAACTGGTTGCGATTGAAGTAGCGAAAGTTGCAGTTGCAGAAGGTGTTGCTAGAGAGAACTTAAGTGATGACGATATTAAGATTGCAGTAAAAGAAGCAATATGGGAACCGGAGTATCGCCAAATAAAAGCGGTAGAAAAGGTTAGAATATAG
- a CDS encoding ATP-binding protein, whose protein sequence is MALLNWNQLWKKDMYLLIILMVVVPIAGELNFHPFNDMFRVSFGTPLFFFLLLFLRRVPAAAAGILVGISVVLFRVCLDWVLQGSFHMTESFYLRYPVFFYYFIYGSLFSLCRVNKFHQKPIVIGCLGITIEIIASMSELAFYHMLVLGTTITVSEVNKLIIIAIFRSFFALGFLNMMNLYETKLKESQVRKENENMLMYLSNLYVESVHLKKTLQNAELITQEAYQLYRNLQANDDSSSKTALKIAGEVHEIKKDNQRIFAGLSKLLLDKNVAEYVEGHELAEMIVRINEKYADMLEKNIRFSKHIEGEHAEYHVYTVLSIFNNLVANAVEAIEDNGVIIIKLYKIDKHIFFEVIDDGPGIVQKYKKLVFKPGFTSKYDQTGTPSTGIGLSYINEMVTELGGEVRLEDRETGRGCKFVVCLPECSLKREGE, encoded by the coding sequence GTGGCACTTTTGAATTGGAATCAATTATGGAAGAAAGATATGTATCTTTTAATTATATTAATGGTTGTTGTTCCGATTGCTGGAGAGCTGAATTTTCATCCTTTTAATGATATGTTTCGTGTTAGTTTTGGGACACCGCTTTTCTTCTTTTTATTACTATTTTTAAGAAGAGTGCCAGCAGCAGCTGCAGGTATTCTTGTAGGTATATCTGTAGTCTTATTTCGTGTATGTCTTGACTGGGTATTGCAAGGGTCATTTCATATGACAGAATCATTTTATTTGCGCTATCCCGTTTTCTTTTATTATTTTATATATGGAAGTCTTTTTTCGCTTTGTAGGGTGAATAAGTTTCATCAGAAGCCAATTGTGATAGGATGTCTTGGAATTACAATTGAAATTATCGCAAGTATGTCTGAACTTGCGTTTTATCATATGTTAGTGCTGGGGACAACGATAACAGTTTCTGAAGTGAATAAACTAATTATTATTGCTATTTTCCGTAGTTTCTTTGCACTTGGTTTTTTAAATATGATGAATTTATATGAAACAAAATTAAAAGAATCACAAGTTCGAAAAGAAAATGAAAATATGTTAATGTACCTTTCTAATTTATATGTGGAATCAGTTCATTTGAAAAAAACGCTGCAAAATGCGGAGTTAATTACACAAGAAGCGTATCAATTATATCGTAATTTACAAGCGAACGATGATTCGAGTAGTAAAACAGCATTGAAAATAGCGGGAGAAGTGCATGAAATAAAAAAAGATAATCAAAGAATTTTTGCAGGGTTATCTAAATTGTTATTAGATAAAAATGTGGCTGAGTATGTAGAAGGTCATGAGCTTGCAGAAATGATTGTGAGAATAAATGAGAAGTACGCTGACATGTTGGAAAAAAATATACGTTTTTCAAAGCATATAGAAGGTGAACATGCAGAATATCATGTGTATACAGTCTTATCAATTTTCAACAACTTAGTTGCAAATGCAGTTGAAGCAATTGAGGATAATGGTGTTATTATTATTAAGCTATATAAAATTGACAAACATATATTCTTTGAAGTAATTGATGATGGACCTGGTATTGTACAAAAATATAAGAAATTAGTATTTAAACCTGGATTTACTTCGAAGTATGATCAAACGGGAACACCATCAACAGGAATTGGGCTTTCTTACATAAACGAAATGGTAACGGAACTCGGAGGAGAAGTAAGATTAGAAGATCGAGAAACTGGCAGAGGGTGTAAGTTTGTAGTTTGTTTACCGGAGTGCAGTTTAAAGCGGGAAGGGGAATAA
- a CDS encoding response regulator yields the protein MFYYIVDDDEVFRSMLSQIIEDGDLGEVIGESEDGAFIEADQLNFKKVDILFIDLLMPMRDGIETVRHIASAFTGKIIMISQVESKQLIGEAYTLGVEYYITKPLNKIEVVSVVRKVMERIRLERSIHDIQKSLNNVFKWEQPQVRNEPMQEGKKIADSGRYLLSELGIAGENGSKDLLSMLEYLYGQEKEQTFEFGFPALKDIFHHITIRKLGAIALDTDIDKEKKASEQRVRRAIYQSLNHLASLGLTDFSNPKFESYAPKFFDFTVVRKRMTEMTKDEVAASGHIRINTKKFIQVLYFEAKRLMEIE from the coding sequence GTGTTTTATTATATCGTAGATGATGATGAAGTTTTCCGCTCTATGCTTTCGCAAATTATTGAAGATGGTGATCTTGGGGAAGTGATTGGTGAGTCGGAAGACGGAGCTTTTATTGAAGCAGATCAACTAAATTTTAAAAAAGTAGATATTTTATTTATTGATTTATTAATGCCAATGCGAGACGGGATTGAAACAGTTCGTCATATTGCGTCCGCTTTTACTGGGAAAATCATTATGATTTCTCAAGTTGAATCAAAGCAACTTATAGGTGAGGCGTATACACTTGGAGTAGAATATTATATTACAAAACCACTAAATAAAATTGAAGTTGTATCTGTTGTAAGAAAAGTAATGGAACGTATTCGTTTAGAGCGCTCTATACATGATATTCAAAAATCATTGAATAACGTTTTCAAGTGGGAACAGCCGCAAGTTCGAAATGAGCCAATGCAAGAAGGGAAAAAAATAGCGGATTCAGGACGCTATTTATTATCAGAACTTGGTATTGCGGGAGAGAATGGAAGTAAAGACTTACTTAGTATGTTGGAATATTTATATGGGCAAGAAAAAGAGCAAACGTTTGAATTTGGATTTCCTGCGCTAAAAGATATTTTCCATCATATTACGATAAGGAAATTAGGGGCTATAGCTTTAGATACGGATATTGATAAAGAGAAAAAAGCATCTGAGCAAAGGGTACGTAGAGCAATTTATCAATCGTTAAATCATTTAGCTTCCTTAGGATTAACGGACTTTTCAAATCCGAAATTTGAAAGCTATGCTCCGAAATTTTTTGATTTCACTGTAGTTAGAAAACGTATGACAGAAATGACGAAGGATGAAGTGGCAGCTTCTGGGCATATACGTATTAATACGAAGAAATTTATTCAAGTGTTGTATTTTGAGGCGAAACGGTTGATGGAGATAGAGTGA
- a CDS encoding DEAD/DEAH box helicase yields MSFTLNKSIIKEVCGETSYKRGEAYYKANKVIVNRYDANKEICEATVKGNEDFHVTVEKAKKGDVVAKCSCPSLASFQTYCQHVAAVLIQINYNQQTGGMLPASSENMSGNDQLTSGMFQLFAEKPLRPKSKQHRFDTREILDVEFICTPVATKSGGALLGIQLKLAKTYFVNHIREFLSKVEKRESFHCSNEFAYTPDVHSFRQETDAIIQQLIKIHHNEKMYEDTLEVHTKQDDSMILIPPASWTDMLSLLSRVELVRLNQGGQSFHGLHISKGLLPLHFEFNKGSNGGFTLYIEGLQQVEVMDTYGYVLFEGKLYQLNVEDCKRLIELQKMMNRSSSNQLYIPADKMEHFVAKVVPGLMKLGTVRIDEVISDRVETPSLKAKLYLDRVKNRLLAGLEFHYGNVVINPLEEDGQPSVFNRDEKKEKEILDIMSESAFAKTEGGYFMHNEEAEYNFLYHVVPTLKGLVDIYATTAIKLRIHKGDTAPLIRVRRKERIDWLSFRFDIKGIPEAEIKGVLVALEEKRKYYRLANGSLLSLESKEFNEINQFVKESGIRKEFLHGEEVNVPLIRSVKWMNGLNEGNVLSLDASVQELVENIQNPKKLKFTVPNTINAEMRDYQVYGFEWMKTLAYYRFGGILADDMGLGKTLQSIAFIDSVLSEIREKNMPILVVSPSSLVYNWLSELKKFAPHIRAVIADGNQTERRKILKDITEFDVVITSYPLLRRDIRLYARPFHTLFLDEAQAFKNPTTQTARAVKTIQAEYRFGLTGTPVENSLEELWSIFHVVFPELLPGRKEFGDLRREDIAKRVKPFVLRRLKEDVLNELPDKIEHLQSSELLPDQKKLYAAYLAKLREETLKHLDKDTLRKNKIRILAGLTRLRQICNHPALFVDDYKGSSAKFEQLLEILEECRSTGKRILIFSQFTKMLSIIGRELNRQAIPYFYLDGSTPSQERVELCNRFNEGEGDLFLISLKAGGTGLNLTGADTVILYDLWWNPAVEQQAADRAYRMGQKNTVQVIKLVAHGTIEEKMHELQETKKNLIAEVIEPGKEKLSSITEEEIRDILMI; encoded by the coding sequence ATGAGTTTTACATTAAATAAATCAATAATTAAAGAAGTATGCGGAGAGACCTCATATAAAAGAGGCGAAGCTTATTATAAAGCAAATAAAGTAATAGTGAATCGTTATGATGCAAATAAAGAAATTTGCGAGGCGACAGTAAAAGGGAACGAAGATTTTCATGTTACAGTAGAAAAAGCTAAAAAAGGTGATGTTGTTGCGAAATGTAGTTGTCCTTCATTAGCATCTTTTCAAACGTATTGTCAGCATGTTGCGGCAGTACTGATACAAATAAATTATAATCAGCAAACGGGTGGGATGCTCCCCGCTAGTAGTGAAAATATGAGCGGAAATGATCAATTGACAAGCGGGATGTTTCAGTTGTTTGCAGAGAAACCATTAAGACCAAAAAGTAAACAACACCGTTTTGATACACGTGAAATATTAGATGTTGAGTTTATATGTACACCAGTAGCTACGAAAAGTGGTGGGGCACTTCTAGGAATTCAGTTGAAACTTGCCAAAACGTATTTCGTAAATCATATTAGAGAATTTCTTTCTAAAGTGGAGAAAAGAGAGTCTTTTCATTGTTCGAATGAATTTGCATATACACCGGATGTACATAGCTTCAGGCAAGAAACGGATGCGATTATTCAGCAACTAATTAAAATTCATCATAACGAAAAAATGTATGAGGATACGCTGGAAGTACACACAAAACAAGATGATAGTATGATTTTAATACCGCCAGCTTCATGGACGGATATGCTTTCTTTACTTTCTAGAGTAGAGTTAGTGAGACTTAATCAAGGTGGACAATCGTTCCATGGTTTGCATATTTCAAAAGGACTACTTCCTTTGCATTTTGAGTTTAATAAAGGTAGTAACGGTGGATTTACACTTTATATTGAGGGGTTACAACAAGTTGAGGTAATGGATACGTATGGCTATGTTCTATTCGAAGGGAAACTGTACCAGTTAAATGTTGAAGATTGCAAGCGGCTTATTGAATTACAAAAAATGATGAATCGTTCTAGTAGTAATCAATTGTATATTCCGGCGGATAAGATGGAGCATTTTGTAGCAAAGGTTGTTCCAGGTTTAATGAAACTCGGAACTGTACGCATTGATGAAGTAATATCAGATCGTGTTGAAACGCCTTCGCTAAAAGCGAAATTGTATTTAGATCGAGTGAAAAATCGTTTGTTAGCTGGTCTCGAATTCCATTATGGCAACGTCGTGATTAATCCACTAGAAGAAGACGGGCAGCCATCTGTTTTTAATCGTGATGAGAAAAAGGAAAAAGAGATTTTAGACATTATGAGTGAAAGTGCCTTCGCCAAAACAGAAGGCGGTTATTTTATGCATAATGAAGAGGCTGAGTATAACTTTTTATATCACGTAGTTCCAACGTTAAAAGGCTTAGTTGATATTTATGCGACGACAGCAATTAAATTACGTATTCATAAAGGGGATACAGCTCCTCTTATTAGGGTAAGAAGAAAAGAAAGAATAGATTGGTTGTCATTTCGTTTTGATATAAAGGGAATACCGGAAGCGGAAATTAAAGGGGTATTAGTCGCTCTTGAAGAGAAACGTAAATATTACCGATTAGCGAATGGTTCTTTATTATCACTAGAGAGCAAAGAGTTTAATGAAATTAATCAGTTTGTAAAAGAATCGGGTATTCGGAAAGAATTTTTACATGGGGAAGAAGTGAATGTTCCGCTTATTCGGAGTGTGAAATGGATGAACGGACTTAACGAAGGGAATGTTTTAAGTTTAGATGCGTCTGTTCAAGAGTTAGTAGAAAATATTCAAAATCCGAAAAAATTAAAGTTTACTGTGCCAAATACTATAAATGCAGAAATGCGAGATTATCAAGTATATGGATTCGAGTGGATGAAAACACTCGCCTATTACCGTTTTGGAGGCATTTTAGCAGACGATATGGGACTCGGAAAAACATTGCAAAGCATTGCTTTTATAGATTCTGTTTTATCGGAAATTCGAGAGAAGAACATGCCTATATTAGTCGTTTCTCCATCATCTCTCGTCTATAATTGGCTTAGTGAATTGAAAAAGTTCGCCCCTCATATTCGAGCAGTTATTGCAGATGGGAATCAAACTGAACGCCGTAAGATTTTAAAAGATATAACAGAGTTTGATGTCGTAATTACGTCATATCCATTACTAAGAAGAGATATAAGGTTGTATGCAAGGCCGTTTCATACACTATTTCTTGATGAAGCACAAGCTTTTAAAAACCCTACAACGCAAACTGCAAGAGCGGTGAAAACGATTCAAGCTGAGTATCGTTTCGGATTAACGGGAACACCTGTAGAAAATTCGTTAGAAGAGTTATGGTCTATCTTCCATGTCGTCTTCCCAGAATTATTACCAGGAAGAAAAGAGTTCGGTGATTTAAGACGGGAAGATATAGCGAAGCGAGTTAAACCATTCGTATTAAGACGATTAAAAGAGGACGTATTAAATGAATTGCCAGATAAAATAGAGCATTTACAGTCATCGGAGTTGTTACCGGATCAAAAGAAATTGTATGCAGCTTATTTAGCTAAATTAAGGGAAGAAACGTTAAAACATTTAGATAAAGATACGTTACGTAAAAATAAAATTAGAATTTTAGCTGGTTTAACGAGATTACGACAAATTTGTAATCATCCTGCTTTATTCGTTGATGATTACAAAGGCAGTTCAGCAAAGTTTGAACAACTGTTAGAGATTTTAGAAGAATGTAGAAGTACAGGGAAGAGAATTTTAATCTTTTCTCAATTTACAAAGATGCTTTCCATTATTGGTCGTGAATTAAATCGTCAAGCCATTCCATACTTTTATTTAGACGGGAGTACACCTTCGCAAGAACGCGTGGAGCTATGCAATCGGTTTAACGAGGGAGAAGGGGATTTATTCCTGATTTCTTTAAAGGCTGGTGGTACAGGGCTAAATTTAACAGGTGCAGATACAGTTATATTGTACGACTTATGGTGGAATCCAGCTGTTGAACAACAAGCAGCGGATAGAGCGTATCGAATGGGACAAAAAAATACAGTGCAAGTGATTAAGTTAGTAGCACATGGAACAATTGAAGAAAAAATGCATGAACTACAAGAAACTAAGAAAAATTTAATTGCTGAAGTAATTGAGCCAGGAAAAGAGAAATTATCTTCTATTACGGAGGAAGAAATACGAGATATTCTAATGATTTAA
- a CDS encoding DUF3934 domain-containing protein, giving the protein MSKTKAKPKKGVGQGTGSKGWNRWQSSAKKKAAAKPYKSKGTKK; this is encoded by the coding sequence ATGAGCAAAACGAAAGCAAAACCGAAAAAAGGTGTAGGACAAGGTACAGGAAGTAAAGGATGGAATCGTTGGCAATCAAGTGCAAAGAAAAAGGCAGCTGCAAAGCCATACAAAAGTAAAGGTACAAAGAAGTAA